Proteins co-encoded in one Vibrio sp. SNU_ST1 genomic window:
- a CDS encoding AraC family transcriptional regulator, with protein sequence MKTLAQLLQSYVEHKGWDDLEGIRETEIEGVWLYRSSGGNQRQPFTYQSGIIMLGQGKKNIYIGDRPVTYAAGDYLVVGVPMPLECEALPVNGEPLLGLSINIDSQRLHSLVKKLEDQGFLESYCNKHKQNSSGLESTPMEEQMLESFTRLVKMLHCDIEANILGDAMVTEIVYRALTGTEGRVLFDLAHHDGHYARVAKALSKVHEEYDQTITVQSLAYEANMSVSAFHNAFRNVTFESPLQYLKKVRLNKAKELIQLEGLRISDAARRVGYSSPSQFSREFKRHFNITPRAV encoded by the coding sequence ATGAAAACACTCGCGCAGTTATTACAGTCTTATGTAGAACACAAAGGTTGGGATGATCTCGAAGGGATCAGAGAAACAGAGATTGAAGGCGTGTGGTTGTATAGAAGCAGTGGCGGGAATCAGCGTCAGCCATTCACTTACCAGTCGGGTATTATCATGCTCGGGCAGGGCAAAAAGAATATCTACATTGGCGACAGACCCGTTACTTACGCTGCAGGTGATTACCTTGTGGTAGGTGTACCAATGCCATTGGAATGTGAAGCCTTGCCTGTAAATGGCGAACCTTTGCTTGGTTTATCTATCAATATTGACTCTCAACGTTTGCACAGCTTGGTAAAAAAGTTAGAAGACCAAGGCTTTCTTGAGAGCTACTGCAATAAGCACAAACAGAATTCTAGCGGCTTAGAGTCCACGCCGATGGAAGAGCAAATGCTAGAAAGTTTTACTCGATTGGTGAAAATGCTGCATTGCGACATCGAAGCCAACATATTGGGTGATGCCATGGTCACCGAAATTGTCTACCGCGCCCTAACCGGTACAGAAGGGCGAGTGCTGTTTGATTTGGCCCATCATGACGGCCATTACGCACGTGTCGCTAAAGCGCTGTCCAAAGTGCATGAAGAGTACGACCAAACCATTACTGTTCAATCGCTTGCCTACGAAGCAAACATGAGTGTGTCTGCCTTCCACAATGCATTCCGTAATGTCACCTTTGAATCACCTCTTCAATATTTGAAGAAGGTAAGACTCAACAAAGCCAAAGAACTGATTCAACTAGAAGGCCTGCGAATTAGCGATGCTGCACGCCGAGTCGGCTACTCCAGCCCATCCCAATTCAGTCGTGAATTTAAGCGCCACTTCAATATAACCCCAAGAGCGGTTTAG
- a CDS encoding RidA family protein, with the protein MSSDIIKISRNTENAPINSVSTQTVAFSHYNNFSAQLPVDPKTGEVVIGDIKDQAVQCLNNIKAIVESIDHVMDDVVKINIFVKNISDIDAIDEVYTSFFNNSLPTRTVVGVAALPNSDALVQMDALISNGEGTKPQAPCALVKVSRNTDNAPQSAVSTQTAAFSHYNNLSAQLPIDVTTGELVDGGIEVQAAQCLSNIKAVLESIGHVMNDVVKTTIYVKNIADAEVVNEVCTKFFPSYVPARTVVNAAELPMGALIQIDTSVSHGDGTPPQLPEDTRLLVIETNNTGAAPFMPYSHTVAFSHYNHISGQLPLDPKTNQVVAGGVKEQAEQCLKNIKAIIESVDHSMDDTVKINIQLKNVSDIDAVNEVYTTFFNADLPARTVVGVSEIPMNALIQIDAVVSNCEGTPPQDLTV; encoded by the coding sequence ATGAGTAGCGATATCATTAAAATTTCAAGAAATACTGAAAACGCACCAATAAACTCTGTATCTACACAAACGGTCGCTTTTTCTCATTATAATAACTTTTCTGCTCAATTGCCTGTAGATCCTAAAACAGGTGAAGTAGTGATTGGTGATATTAAAGACCAAGCAGTACAATGCTTAAATAATATTAAGGCCATTGTTGAAAGCATCGACCATGTTATGGATGATGTCGTAAAGATTAATATTTTCGTTAAGAATATTTCTGATATCGATGCTATTGATGAAGTTTACACAAGCTTCTTCAACAACAGCCTGCCGACACGTACAGTCGTGGGTGTAGCTGCACTGCCAAATAGCGATGCGCTAGTTCAAATGGATGCGCTTATTTCAAACGGCGAAGGTACTAAACCACAAGCACCTTGCGCACTAGTTAAGGTCTCAAGAAATACGGATAATGCGCCTCAAAGTGCTGTGTCCACTCAGACTGCGGCTTTTTCTCACTACAACAATCTTTCAGCTCAGTTACCTATAGATGTAACCACAGGTGAGTTGGTTGATGGTGGTATCGAAGTGCAAGCGGCACAATGTCTATCAAACATTAAAGCGGTTCTAGAAAGCATCGGTCATGTCATGAATGATGTGGTTAAAACGACTATCTACGTAAAAAATATCGCAGATGCGGAAGTGGTAAATGAAGTATGTACTAAATTCTTCCCAAGCTACGTTCCTGCTCGTACCGTTGTTAACGCAGCTGAATTACCAATGGGCGCTTTAATTCAAATTGATACATCCGTTTCACATGGCGACGGCACACCGCCGCAATTACCAGAAGACACTCGCTTACTGGTTATTGAAACCAATAACACTGGTGCCGCACCATTCATGCCTTATTCGCATACTGTTGCTTTTTCTCACTACAATCATATCTCAGGCCAATTACCTTTAGACCCGAAAACAAATCAAGTGGTTGCTGGTGGTGTAAAAGAGCAAGCTGAACAATGTTTGAAAAATATTAAGGCGATCATTGAAAGTGTTGATCATAGTATGGACGATACAGTGAAGATCAATATTCAACTTAAAAATGTTTCAGACATTGATGCGGTGAACGAAGTTTATACCACATTCTTTAACGCTGACTTACCAGCAAGAACGGTGGTTGGGGTTTCAGAGATCCCTATGAATGCTCTGATACAAATTGATGCAGTCGTTTCTAACTGCGAAGGAACACCACCACAAGACCTTACTGTGTAA
- a CDS encoding lysozyme inhibitor LprI family protein produces MLLKKSLIVLALVTTSSFAVDDEDPCNVEGGGVTAGYLCVEEKMKLANIDLNKTYQEAIMRIAEEEAELQKIEFQIDLEEPFRRAQQAWLKYRDADCEFIGQAYTPSPWAGVQIEECKLRMILERIEYFKGTYSVPD; encoded by the coding sequence GTGCTTTTGAAAAAGTCATTAATTGTACTGGCGTTAGTTACTACATCTTCTTTCGCTGTTGATGATGAAGACCCTTGTAACGTTGAAGGTGGAGGGGTTACTGCGGGTTATCTGTGTGTCGAAGAGAAAATGAAACTAGCAAACATCGATCTCAATAAAACATATCAAGAAGCCATTATGCGAATAGCCGAGGAAGAAGCCGAATTGCAAAAAATCGAGTTTCAAATCGATCTAGAAGAACCTTTCCGGAGAGCTCAACAAGCTTGGTTGAAATACAGAGACGCAGATTGTGAATTTATTGGTCAAGCGTATACGCCTTCTCCTTGGGCCGGGGTTCAAATCGAAGAGTGTAAGCTAAGGATGATTTTAGAGCGTATCGAGTATTTTAAAGGTACATATTCAGTTCCAGATTGA
- a CDS encoding GNAT family N-acetyltransferase: MNIVTVYSGNQQVYANLYQGYAAEFSKIIGDKPDEYGLFEIYPTLGDTVTGYLLYIDGVPAALTAIETKAPSEFEICDFYVVPYFRKNKVGKRFISELFEHLKGSWEIKQVVGADHAVKFWREVVNDYTSGNYVEDQYQDEKWGLVTRQCFNHGASAE; this comes from the coding sequence ATGAACATTGTGACAGTCTATAGTGGTAATCAGCAGGTATATGCGAATTTGTATCAGGGCTATGCGGCCGAATTTTCAAAGATCATCGGCGATAAACCTGATGAGTACGGCTTGTTCGAGATTTATCCGACGCTTGGCGATACCGTAACGGGCTATTTACTCTACATTGATGGTGTCCCTGCTGCGTTAACAGCCATTGAAACCAAAGCGCCAAGCGAGTTTGAGATTTGCGACTTCTATGTGGTGCCTTATTTTCGAAAAAACAAAGTAGGAAAACGGTTCATCTCTGAACTGTTTGAACATCTAAAAGGCAGTTGGGAGATCAAGCAAGTAGTGGGTGCAGACCATGCTGTTAAGTTCTGGAGAGAGGTCGTTAACGACTACACCTCAGGTAACTACGTGGAAGACCAATATCAGGACGAAAAATGGGGCTTGGTAACGAGACAATGCTTCAATCACGGTGCTAGTGCCGAGTAA
- a CDS encoding DUF417 family protein: protein MHVQTYDLKQSNMGYNLGVVGVALVLAWIGIYKFTPTEAMLIEPLIANHPAMNWLYNLFSVQAVSNMVGAAEIIVAIGLIVGFKKPTIAFYSGIAAAAIFVVTLSFLITTPNAWKVSDGILVTNFFLVKDILFLAIAISVIERNKSQK, encoded by the coding sequence ATGCATGTTCAAACCTATGATTTAAAACAGAGTAATATGGGGTATAACCTTGGTGTGGTTGGCGTAGCACTAGTGCTAGCTTGGATTGGTATTTATAAGTTTACGCCAACCGAAGCGATGCTCATTGAACCGCTAATCGCGAATCATCCTGCAATGAACTGGCTTTACAATCTGTTCTCAGTACAAGCTGTCTCTAACATGGTGGGTGCCGCGGAGATTATTGTCGCGATTGGACTGATCGTTGGATTTAAGAAACCGACAATTGCTTTCTATTCAGGCATTGCTGCAGCGGCTATCTTTGTTGTGACACTTAGCTTCCTAATTACAACGCCAAACGCTTGGAAAGTATCGGATGGCATCTTAGTCACTAACTTCTTCCTAGTGAAAGATATTCTATTTTTGGCGATCGCTATTAGCGTAATCGAACGTAATAAATCTCAGAAGTAA
- a CDS encoding RidA family protein: protein MKIHRINPTKRWSDVTVFNGIASFVEVPETDTSAGIKSQVQQIFEQAEEMMSLVDSDKSRVLSVTIYLTDFANFDALNEVWEAWFPEGCAPSRACVKAELANPELLVEMSFMVAAGEKFQ, encoded by the coding sequence GTGAAAATCCATAGAATTAACCCGACCAAACGTTGGTCAGATGTAACTGTATTTAATGGTATCGCAAGTTTTGTTGAGGTACCAGAGACGGATACATCTGCAGGAATTAAGAGTCAGGTTCAGCAAATCTTCGAACAAGCTGAAGAAATGATGAGTTTGGTAGACAGCGATAAATCTCGTGTATTGTCAGTGACTATTTACCTAACGGATTTCGCTAACTTTGATGCACTAAATGAAGTGTGGGAAGCGTGGTTCCCTGAAGGCTGCGCGCCAAGCCGTGCATGTGTGAAAGCAGAACTTGCTAACCCTGAGCTATTGGTTGAGATGTCTTTCATGGTTGCTGCTGGTGAAAAGTTTCAATAA
- a CDS encoding BCCT family transporter encodes MSNLTQVANENINAESTSIDFNKAQSLGEKLELGNPVFWLSGSFLTLFVILAFTNTSVLSELVNIGFSYSTKWFGAFWQVLLLLNFIIGLVLALSRTGHVRLGKLALPEMTTFKWMSIVLCTLLAGGGVFWAAAEPIAHFVSAPPLYGNADPQAMAFNALSQSFMHWGFLAWAILGGLSSIVLMYLHYEKGLPLKPRTLLYPVLGDKAINSWIGNVVDACSIVAVAAGTIGPIGFLGLQISYALSELFGIPDSFATQSVVILFAIAMYTLSALSGLSKGIQLVSRYNIILSVCLIVYILLVGPTSFIIDGYLQGIGEMVDNFIPMALYRQDTAWLGGWTVFFWGWFLGYGPMMAIFIARISRGRTIRQMIVSISIVAPLVTCFWFSIVGGSGLAFELENPGVISSAFEGFNLPAVLLAITSQLPFPTLIAILFLILTTTFIVTTGDSMTYTISVVMTGTTEPNSAVRTFWGVIMGAVAIALISMGSGGISALQSFIVITAVPVSFILLPCLWHAPKIAKQMARDQGLA; translated from the coding sequence ATGTCCAACTTGACGCAAGTCGCCAACGAAAACATCAACGCAGAATCTACTTCTATCGATTTCAATAAAGCTCAATCTTTGGGTGAAAAACTGGAACTCGGAAACCCAGTCTTTTGGCTGAGTGGCAGTTTCCTGACCCTCTTTGTCATCCTTGCTTTCACCAACACCTCCGTATTGTCCGAACTTGTCAACATCGGCTTTAGTTACTCAACTAAATGGTTCGGTGCTTTCTGGCAGGTTCTACTTCTACTCAATTTCATTATCGGTTTAGTGCTTGCACTAAGTCGCACAGGCCATGTTCGTTTAGGGAAGCTTGCCCTACCAGAAATGACCACGTTTAAATGGATGTCTATCGTCCTATGTACACTCCTTGCGGGTGGTGGCGTGTTCTGGGCAGCAGCAGAGCCAATTGCTCACTTTGTTTCAGCTCCACCACTGTATGGCAACGCAGACCCTCAAGCGATGGCATTCAATGCACTATCACAATCTTTCATGCACTGGGGTTTCCTTGCATGGGCAATCTTGGGTGGTCTCTCTTCGATTGTGCTTATGTACTTGCACTACGAAAAAGGCCTTCCTCTTAAGCCACGCACCCTGCTTTACCCGGTACTGGGCGACAAGGCAATCAACAGCTGGATTGGTAACGTCGTTGATGCGTGCAGCATTGTGGCCGTAGCCGCAGGTACAATCGGCCCTATCGGCTTCCTTGGCCTACAGATCAGCTACGCACTGAGCGAACTGTTTGGAATTCCTGACAGCTTTGCTACCCAAAGCGTCGTTATTCTATTCGCTATTGCAATGTATACGCTGTCGGCATTAAGTGGTCTAAGTAAAGGCATCCAACTGGTTAGTCGTTACAACATCATCTTGTCGGTGTGCCTAATCGTTTACATTCTCCTTGTTGGCCCAACCAGCTTTATCATTGATGGTTACCTACAAGGCATCGGTGAAATGGTCGACAACTTCATTCCAATGGCACTATACCGCCAAGATACTGCGTGGCTAGGTGGCTGGACAGTATTCTTCTGGGGCTGGTTCTTAGGTTACGGCCCAATGATGGCTATCTTCATTGCTCGCATCTCACGTGGCCGAACTATTCGCCAAATGATCGTTTCTATCAGCATCGTTGCACCGCTAGTGACTTGTTTTTGGTTCAGCATTGTTGGTGGTAGTGGCTTAGCGTTTGAATTAGAGAACCCAGGCGTAATATCTAGCGCATTCGAAGGTTTCAACCTTCCTGCTGTACTACTGGCTATTACTTCGCAACTACCGTTCCCGACTCTGATTGCAATCCTGTTCCTTATCCTGACGACCACGTTTATCGTGACCACAGGTGACTCAATGACCTACACCATCAGTGTAGTAATGACTGGTACAACAGAACCTAACTCAGCAGTTAGAACATTCTGGGGCGTCATTATGGGGGCAGTGGCTATCGCGCTTATCTCAATGGGCTCTGGCGGTATCTCAGCTTTGCAGTCGTTCATTGTCATCACTGCCGTTCCTGTTTCGTTTATCTTGCTGCCATGTCTATGGCATGCACCTAAGATCGCGAAGCAGATGGCAAGAGATCAAGGCCTCGCTTAA
- a CDS encoding glycosyl hydrolase family 18 protein, which translates to MHLNQGRVAKKVFTLSTLTASCLMAFNSYAAVDCSTLEAWDSATVYTGGDQVSHDGSAYKANYWNQNNNPNQFEGDHAQWKKVDVCSGGGTPNEVPTASLTTPSASDMITEGDNVMLSATALDSDGSVTSVEFFIDGTSVAVVTAAPFEATWAATSGNHQVSVVATDNQGAASLASAVSISVDSVTPGNEAPTVSVALSAASVDVGGVITLTATAADSDGTVDKVDFYVAGSLVGTAATSPYTLDYKTTQAGTLSVYAKATDNQGATADSVLASVTVNGAPTVSTCRPDGLYQTQGVDVPYCTIYDDEGREKMGADHPRRVIGYFTSWRAGEDPQAAYLVNDIPWEQLTHINYAFVSIGSDGKVNVGDVNDPNNAAVGKEWPGVEVDPALGFKGHFGALATAKKKHGVKTLISIGGWAETGGHFATDGSRVADGGFYTMTTNADGSINHQGIETFATSAVEMLRKYQFDGLDIDYEYPTSMAGAGNPYDKDFMEPRRQYLWASYQVLMKVLREKLDAASAQDGNHYMLTIAAPSSGYLLRGMETFDVTKYLDYVNIMSYDLHGAWNDHVGHNAALFDTGKDSELAQWNVYGTAAYGGIGYLNTDWAYHYFRGSMPAGRINIGVPYYTRGWQGVTGGENGLWGRAALPNQAECSAGTGEGEKNNCGHGAIGIDNMWHDTDPKGNEMGAGSNPMWHAKNLEKGIWGSYAAAYKLDPVNDPSDVLTGTYTRNYDSVAVAPWLWNAEKGVFLSTEDKDSIDVKADYVIDKEIGGIMFWELAGDYNCYVLDANGNRTSIDTTEQACNSGNGEFHMGNTMTKAIYDKFKSATPYGNKVATGAIPTEALDITVSVGGFKVGDQNYPINPKITFTNNTGQALPGGTEFQFDIPVSAPDNAKDQSGGGLSVIASGHTRANNIGGLDGPMHRVAFTLPAWKDLPAGGVYELDMVYYLPISGPANYTVNVNSVDYAFSFEQPDLPLGDISTGGGNPGDGGTNPGTCDTAGLAVYPDLPQKDWAGNPSHANTGDQVVHNGSVYQANWWTSAEPGSDGSWSKVCS; encoded by the coding sequence ATGCACCTAAATCAAGGAAGAGTGGCCAAAAAGGTTTTTACACTCAGTACTCTCACTGCGTCATGCTTAATGGCGTTCAATAGTTATGCGGCTGTTGATTGTTCAACATTAGAAGCGTGGGATTCTGCCACGGTTTACACTGGTGGCGATCAAGTTTCACATGACGGTAGTGCTTACAAAGCCAATTATTGGAATCAAAATAACAACCCTAACCAATTCGAAGGTGACCATGCACAATGGAAGAAGGTTGATGTGTGTAGCGGTGGTGGTACGCCCAATGAAGTGCCAACGGCTTCGTTAACGACTCCATCAGCCTCTGACATGATCACTGAAGGCGATAACGTGATGTTGAGTGCAACGGCGCTAGATTCCGACGGCAGTGTTACTTCGGTTGAATTCTTCATTGATGGAACTTCAGTCGCGGTTGTTACAGCTGCACCTTTCGAAGCGACTTGGGCTGCAACGTCTGGTAACCATCAGGTTTCGGTTGTTGCTACGGACAATCAAGGCGCGGCTAGCTTAGCGAGCGCGGTCTCTATTTCTGTCGATTCAGTTACACCTGGAAATGAAGCGCCGACAGTTTCGGTTGCGCTTTCAGCAGCTTCGGTCGATGTTGGTGGTGTGATAACGCTTACCGCAACGGCAGCAGACAGTGATGGCACGGTTGATAAGGTTGATTTCTATGTGGCAGGTTCTCTTGTTGGCACTGCTGCAACTAGCCCTTACACGTTAGATTACAAAACGACTCAAGCCGGCACGTTATCTGTTTACGCTAAAGCAACAGACAATCAAGGGGCGACAGCAGACTCAGTGCTAGCTTCTGTGACAGTAAATGGCGCCCCAACAGTGAGTACATGTCGTCCTGATGGCTTGTATCAAACTCAAGGTGTCGATGTCCCTTATTGTACGATTTACGATGATGAAGGCCGTGAAAAAATGGGCGCCGATCATCCACGTCGTGTTATTGGTTACTTCACAAGTTGGCGTGCAGGGGAAGACCCACAGGCCGCTTATTTGGTTAATGACATTCCTTGGGAACAACTCACACACATTAACTACGCTTTCGTAAGCATTGGCTCTGATGGCAAAGTAAACGTGGGTGATGTAAACGATCCAAATAACGCCGCGGTTGGTAAAGAGTGGCCGGGAGTAGAAGTTGATCCTGCATTAGGCTTCAAAGGTCACTTCGGTGCGTTAGCGACAGCGAAGAAAAAACACGGTGTGAAAACGTTAATCTCTATTGGTGGTTGGGCTGAAACCGGTGGTCACTTCGCGACTGATGGTAGCCGAGTTGCTGATGGTGGTTTCTATACCATGACCACTAATGCCGATGGCTCTATTAACCATCAAGGTATCGAAACATTTGCGACTTCAGCGGTTGAAATGCTTCGCAAGTACCAATTTGACGGTCTTGATATTGATTACGAATACCCGACCTCTATGGCGGGCGCAGGTAACCCATACGACAAAGACTTTATGGAACCACGTCGTCAATACCTGTGGGCTTCGTACCAAGTGTTAATGAAAGTGCTACGTGAGAAGCTTGACGCAGCATCTGCGCAAGATGGTAATCACTACATGTTAACGATCGCGGCGCCTTCGTCTGGTTACCTACTGCGCGGTATGGAAACATTCGACGTAACCAAATACCTCGATTACGTAAACATCATGTCTTACGACCTTCATGGTGCGTGGAACGATCACGTAGGTCATAACGCAGCCCTGTTTGATACAGGTAAAGATTCTGAGTTAGCACAGTGGAACGTATACGGCACAGCGGCTTACGGCGGTATCGGTTATCTGAATACGGATTGGGCCTACCACTACTTCCGTGGTTCTATGCCAGCAGGTCGTATTAACATCGGTGTGCCTTACTACACACGTGGTTGGCAAGGTGTAACTGGTGGTGAGAATGGTCTTTGGGGGCGAGCAGCACTGCCAAACCAAGCTGAATGCTCAGCAGGTACTGGTGAAGGCGAGAAGAACAACTGTGGTCATGGCGCAATTGGTATCGATAACATGTGGCACGATACTGATCCGAAAGGCAACGAAATGGGTGCAGGTTCAAACCCAATGTGGCATGCGAAGAACTTAGAAAAAGGCATTTGGGGTTCTTATGCAGCAGCTTACAAGCTTGATCCTGTTAACGATCCTTCAGATGTTCTAACGGGGACTTACACGCGTAACTATGACAGCGTGGCTGTTGCTCCTTGGTTGTGGAACGCAGAGAAGGGCGTATTCCTTTCAACGGAAGATAAAGATTCTATCGATGTGAAAGCCGATTACGTTATCGACAAAGAAATCGGTGGCATCATGTTCTGGGAACTAGCAGGGGATTACAACTGTTACGTACTCGATGCGAACGGTAACCGAACTTCAATCGATACAACCGAACAGGCGTGTAATAGTGGAAACGGTGAGTTCCACATGGGTAACACTATGACGAAAGCTATCTACGATAAGTTTAAGTCAGCTACTCCATATGGAAACAAGGTTGCAACGGGTGCTATCCCAACGGAAGCATTAGATATTACTGTCTCTGTAGGCGGCTTTAAAGTCGGTGATCAAAACTATCCAATTAACCCTAAGATCACGTTTACAAACAATACAGGTCAAGCGCTTCCTGGTGGTACTGAGTTCCAGTTCGATATCCCAGTGTCTGCACCTGATAACGCAAAAGATCAATCGGGTGGTGGTTTATCCGTTATTGCTTCTGGTCACACTCGTGCCAATAATATTGGTGGTCTAGATGGCCCGATGCACAGAGTAGCGTTTACGTTACCTGCATGGAAAGACCTTCCTGCTGGTGGTGTGTATGAACTCGATATGGTTTATTACTTGCCAATTTCTGGCCCTGCAAACTATACAGTGAATGTGAATAGTGTCGATTATGCGTTTAGTTTTGAGCAACCGGATCTACCACTGGGTGATATCAGTACTGGTGGCGGTAATCCTGGTGATGGCGGTACTAACCCAGGTACATGCGATACTGCGGGTTTAGCGGTTTACCCCGATTTACCTCAGAAAGATTGGGCGGGTAACCCAAGCCATGCAAACACCGGTGACCAAGTGGTTCATAACGGCAGTGTTTACCAAGCAAACTGGTGGACAAGTGCCGAGCCGGGGAGTGACGGCAGTTGGAGCAAAGTGTGTTCTTAA
- a CDS encoding sensor domain-containing diguanylate cyclase — MKVRRKYILNFSIVLALVSLVLSAIQFNRTKESLLESNQLFFRTIVNASYDIVDTTVNEAIKTYLKGVTDTVAFHRLSITPEHEVKEISRIANELVIGESGYIYLMSPEGVHLYHPFLQGKNHSYLKHLQQQLNSKERMTQYSHANPHEVGKRAKVAYSVRLPSGNTLVATTYKDELMYLVDLEALKDKLRKYSYGDSGYVYIVDLQGEQVLRPNFEHEHLKALIGYSSELLIDKVVAEPEGHFSYSISDENGTTSKNIFYKFYPYLNWIISAGVLEQELNKNHSLLLVSLMTLVISLLSIIAVLVLYLRHRHLKILDVASLDYLTGLSNRRDFISQVKMRILECSPYPLKGVGIILLDIDHFKSVNDLHGHAEGDRVICAVAKVLKQFANENRLIARYGGEEFIFATFDCNEYQLYELSEELRRSVEKIERLVLPVTVSVGCRYANALFHIEGTIDQADKALYQAKENGRNNTQVYRESQYRIVCN, encoded by the coding sequence TTGAAAGTCAGACGTAAATATATCCTCAACTTTTCCATTGTGTTGGCCCTAGTATCTTTGGTCCTCTCTGCTATTCAATTTAACCGAACGAAAGAATCACTATTAGAATCTAACCAATTGTTTTTCCGTACTATTGTGAATGCAAGCTACGACATCGTAGACACTACTGTTAATGAAGCAATTAAAACTTACCTTAAAGGTGTTACAGATACTGTGGCTTTTCACAGGTTAAGTATTACTCCAGAACACGAAGTCAAAGAAATCAGCCGAATTGCCAATGAATTAGTGATTGGAGAGTCTGGTTATATCTATTTGATGTCACCTGAAGGTGTCCACCTGTATCACCCGTTTCTACAAGGGAAAAACCATTCCTATCTAAAGCATCTTCAACAACAATTGAACTCAAAGGAGAGAATGACCCAGTATTCTCATGCTAACCCACATGAAGTCGGCAAGCGTGCGAAGGTCGCGTATTCAGTGAGGCTACCGAGTGGCAATACATTGGTGGCGACCACTTATAAAGATGAACTCATGTACTTGGTCGATCTTGAAGCGCTTAAAGATAAACTAAGAAAGTATTCATATGGCGATAGTGGTTATGTATATATCGTTGATTTGCAAGGCGAGCAAGTCCTCCGGCCCAACTTTGAACACGAACACTTGAAAGCCTTAATTGGTTATTCATCAGAGTTGCTAATCGATAAGGTCGTTGCTGAACCTGAAGGGCATTTTAGTTACTCAATTTCAGATGAAAACGGTACGACAAGCAAAAACATTTTCTATAAGTTCTACCCATATCTGAATTGGATCATTTCTGCTGGAGTTCTGGAGCAAGAGCTGAACAAGAACCACAGTTTATTGCTAGTAAGTTTGATGACCCTGGTGATAAGTTTGCTTAGCATCATAGCCGTTTTGGTGCTTTACCTGCGGCACCGTCATTTAAAGATCTTAGATGTAGCTAGCTTAGATTATCTTACGGGGTTGAGTAATCGGCGAGACTTCATTTCTCAGGTCAAGATGCGAATTTTAGAGTGCTCGCCTTATCCGTTAAAAGGTGTTGGTATCATTCTTCTAGATATTGACCATTTTAAATCGGTAAATGATCTACACGGACACGCTGAAGGCGATAGGGTGATCTGCGCCGTTGCAAAAGTATTGAAGCAATTTGCAAATGAAAATCGTCTAATTGCTCGCTATGGCGGTGAGGAATTTATCTTTGCGACTTTTGATTGCAATGAATATCAATTGTACGAGTTGTCGGAAGAGTTGAGACGTAGCGTCGAAAAAATTGAGAGGTTAGTGTTACCTGTAACGGTCAGTGTTGGGTGTCGCTATGCAAATGCACTGTTCCATATAGAAGGCACGATAGACCAAGCTGACAAAGCACTTTATCAAGCAAAAGAGAATGGACGCAATAACACACAGGTATACAGAGAGAGTCAATATCGTATTGTCTGTAATTGA
- a CDS encoding YgjV family protein, with amino-acid sequence MEFNMVEILGYAASIMVAISLTMKDIVRLRVLNFVGCTLFTAYGVMIDAWPVVATNGFIACVNIYFLAKMQKEKKNEAMKAAKA; translated from the coding sequence ATGGAATTCAATATGGTTGAAATTTTAGGTTACGCGGCATCTATTATGGTCGCAATTTCATTAACAATGAAAGATATCGTGCGTCTGCGTGTCCTTAACTTTGTTGGCTGTACTCTATTCACAGCATACGGCGTTATGATTGACGCATGGCCAGTGGTTGCAACCAACGGTTTCATCGCTTGTGTGAACATCTACTTCCTTGCAAAAATGCAAAAGGAAAAAAAAAATGAAGCGATGAAAGCAGCAAAAGCTTAG